Proteins encoded in a region of the Roseateles sp. SL47 genome:
- a CDS encoding pectate lyase family protein: protein MKRSELGPVELAQLRYFAAALAASMLTVGCGGGGSSSTDVSTTGTGTSTPVSAPTPAPAASDSSGTTTTTTTPSPSPSPAPSPAATPAPTPSPTPAPSPAPTPAASPAPAPSTPTTTDTTSGGFAGTVTGGGSTTAVSASTAAQIQAAIDAYSGSGGLVITYTGSFDFSTIPDPCTQWKKAAGDIVEIKNKSDITLQGANGSAANFGLAIKAASTNIIIRNMTIGLLPGSIDAIGIEGQSGKYPGYIWVDHNTLFSSLVECSGAGDLEFDGLVDNKAGAHHITYSYNYLHDHHKVGLMGSSDTDLGDRYVTFHHNYYANVGSRLPLQRGGYTHLYNNLYSGITASGINVRMGGYSLIESNYFENAKNPVTSRDSSAVGYWELRNNNITQPADFSTYGISWTDGSSSPWVNATTWTTTATFPVTLPYSYTPDAPSCVKAKLPSVAGAGTNLAKLSCS from the coding sequence ATGAAACGTTCAGAACTCGGCCCAGTGGAACTGGCTCAGCTCCGCTACTTTGCTGCCGCGCTGGCAGCCTCCATGCTCACCGTCGGCTGCGGTGGCGGTGGTAGCAGCAGCACCGACGTCAGCACAACAGGCACCGGCACCAGCACCCCGGTGAGCGCCCCCACCCCCGCACCGGCGGCCTCAGACAGTTCAGGCACCACCACCACCACCACCACACCGTCGCCTTCCCCGTCACCGGCACCCTCACCTGCCGCGACGCCGGCCCCTACACCGTCCCCGACCCCGGCTCCTTCGCCGGCCCCCACCCCCGCAGCCTCCCCGGCTCCTGCGCCCTCCACACCCACCACCACCGACACCACCAGCGGTGGCTTCGCCGGCACCGTGACCGGCGGCGGCTCCACAACGGCGGTGTCTGCCAGTACCGCCGCGCAAATCCAGGCCGCCATCGATGCCTACAGTGGCAGTGGCGGCCTGGTCATCACCTACACCGGCAGCTTTGATTTCTCAACCATCCCCGATCCCTGCACGCAGTGGAAGAAGGCCGCCGGGGACATCGTCGAGATCAAGAACAAGAGCGACATCACCCTCCAGGGTGCCAACGGCTCGGCAGCGAATTTCGGGCTGGCCATCAAGGCCGCGTCGACCAACATCATCATCCGCAACATGACCATCGGCCTGCTGCCAGGGTCGATCGACGCCATCGGCATCGAAGGCCAGAGCGGCAAATACCCGGGCTACATCTGGGTGGACCACAACACGCTGTTCAGCTCGCTGGTGGAGTGCTCGGGCGCTGGGGATCTGGAGTTCGACGGCCTGGTGGACAACAAGGCGGGCGCCCATCACATCACCTACAGCTACAACTATCTGCATGACCATCACAAGGTCGGGCTGATGGGCAGCAGTGATACCGATCTGGGTGACCGCTATGTCACCTTCCATCACAACTACTACGCCAATGTCGGCTCACGCCTACCGCTGCAACGGGGTGGCTACACCCATCTCTACAACAACCTCTACAGCGGGATCACGGCGTCCGGCATCAACGTCCGTATGGGTGGCTATTCGCTGATCGAATCCAACTACTTCGAGAATGCCAAGAACCCGGTCACGTCGCGGGACAGCTCCGCCGTCGGCTACTGGGAACTGCGCAACAACAACATCACCCAGCCGGCGGATTTCAGCACCTACGGCATCAGCTGGACGGATGGAAGCAGCAGCCCCTGGGTGAATGCCACCACCTGGACCACCACGGCCACTTTCCCGGTGACTCTCCCCTACAGCTACACACCCGATGCGCCGAGCTGCGTGAAGGCAAAGCTGCCCTCGGTGGCGGGTGCTGGGACCAATCTGGCGAAGTTGAGCTGCAGTTGA
- a CDS encoding DUF1328 domain-containing protein, whose translation MLHYAVVFFVIALIAALFGFGGIAAGAASIAKILFFVFVIMAVATFVMSLLRK comes from the coding sequence ATGCTGCACTACGCCGTCGTCTTCTTCGTCATTGCCCTGATTGCTGCACTGTTCGGTTTTGGCGGTATCGCCGCCGGTGCGGCCAGCATTGCGAAGATCCTTTTCTTTGTCTTCGTGATCATGGCCGTCGCGACCTTCGTGATGAGTCTGCTGCGCAAATGA
- a CDS encoding amidohydrolase family protein translates to MTLIKPAPFFPLTPASAGVIALCAAALSIALNAAPALAADAPAAAPSAAAPASAASAPAKWNVNAPPGEKRTAQLDVRSGTWMSVDVSPDGQQVVFDLLGDLYLMPIGGGEAKPLTHSMAWEMQPRFSPDGKQIAFVSDAGGGDNIWVMNTDGTQARAITTEDFRLLNNPVWHPSGKYLLARKHFTGTRSLGSGEIWMYSLSGGKGQQLNEKPNWQKDLGEPAISPDGKFFYYSQDSTPGRSFEYNKDSNGEIFRIYRQNLTDGSNEAFVTGPGGAIRPTPSPDGRYLAFIRRLRTDAGSQTTLFLKDLKTGREVPTWTGLERDLQEAWSVHGVYPGIAWTPDSKQVVAWAQGKLWRIDPFTSTAAEIPFHVKDEREIRPAVRFAQAVAPDRFDSRMLRWVRVAPDGKRVVYSAAGYLYQNELRNGEPVGEARRLTQQTERFEYFPSFSRDGRELVYVSWNDGEQARVRKLDLASGRETVLTPEPGKYLYPVFSPDGKTVAYRKARGGYLTSPWNGMEPGVYVASADGKGHPRRVTKDGELPQFGADSNTLYVTRTQQTGEVDALHQLVRLKLDEHEETVVTKSEFATTFTVSPDGQYLGFNERFHTYVTPLAPSGKPLTVGPKADAMPVTKLDVNAADDLQWSADSRSLHYALGNELFTVSLADATRPGFKAEEHGRKIGPTLVADKPQGRFAIVGARLITMKASQPDQVIEDGVVLVENDRIKAIGSRAEVSIPAGTQTLEARGKTIIPGLIDVHWHGAMAETEIIPQQSWVNYASLAFGLTTLHDPSNRTSDIFTQAEMQRTGRVVGPRIFSTGTVLYGAKADFSAVINSLDDATTHLKRLQAAGAFSVKSYNQPRRDQRQQVLEAARETHMMVVPEGGSLYQMNMSMVVDGHTGIEHALPVPKVYEDVKQLWPQTQVGYTPTLNVAYGGLDGEHYWYARTDVWRHPILSKFVPKSVLEPRSVRRETAPEEDFNVIQVAKTATELQRAGVPVNIGAHGQREGLGAHWELWMLGLGGMSPLEALRSATLNPARYLGLEKDIGSLEAGKLADLVVLEGDILKDIRQSDRISKVMLGGRLYDIPTMNEVWPRQKARKPFFFDGKDAAAPVDAEAAGVQHGHGHED, encoded by the coding sequence ATGACGCTGATCAAGCCCGCCCCTTTCTTCCCCCTCACGCCCGCCTCCGCGGGCGTGATTGCTTTATGCGCCGCTGCTCTGAGCATCGCGCTGAACGCGGCTCCGGCCCTGGCCGCCGACGCGCCCGCCGCGGCGCCTTCCGCAGCCGCCCCGGCGAGCGCGGCCTCGGCGCCCGCCAAGTGGAATGTGAACGCGCCCCCGGGAGAGAAGCGGACCGCCCAACTGGATGTGCGCAGCGGCACCTGGATGTCGGTCGACGTCAGTCCCGATGGCCAGCAGGTCGTCTTCGACCTGCTGGGCGACCTCTACCTGATGCCCATCGGCGGCGGCGAGGCCAAGCCCCTGACGCACTCCATGGCCTGGGAGATGCAGCCGCGCTTCTCGCCGGATGGCAAGCAGATCGCCTTCGTTTCCGATGCGGGCGGTGGCGACAACATCTGGGTGATGAACACCGACGGCACCCAGGCCCGCGCGATCACCACCGAGGACTTCCGACTGCTCAACAACCCGGTGTGGCATCCCAGCGGCAAATATCTGCTGGCTCGCAAACATTTCACCGGCACCCGCTCGCTGGGCAGCGGCGAAATCTGGATGTATTCATTAAGCGGCGGCAAAGGCCAGCAGCTCAATGAAAAACCGAACTGGCAGAAGGACCTCGGCGAACCCGCCATCTCGCCTGATGGCAAGTTCTTCTACTACTCCCAGGACAGCACCCCCGGCCGCTCCTTCGAATACAACAAGGACAGCAATGGCGAGATCTTCCGCATCTATCGCCAGAACCTGACGGACGGCAGCAATGAGGCCTTTGTCACCGGCCCGGGTGGCGCCATCCGCCCCACCCCGTCACCGGACGGCCGTTATCTCGCCTTCATCCGGCGCCTGCGCACGGACGCTGGCAGCCAGACCACCCTCTTCCTCAAGGACCTGAAAACCGGCCGCGAAGTGCCCACCTGGACCGGCCTGGAGCGGGACCTCCAGGAAGCCTGGTCGGTGCACGGCGTTTATCCGGGCATTGCATGGACCCCGGACAGCAAGCAGGTGGTGGCCTGGGCCCAGGGCAAGCTCTGGCGCATTGACCCCTTCACCTCAACGGCGGCGGAGATTCCCTTCCATGTGAAGGATGAACGCGAGATTCGCCCGGCCGTCCGGTTCGCCCAGGCGGTGGCACCGGACCGCTTTGATTCCCGCATGCTGCGTTGGGTGCGCGTCGCTCCGGACGGCAAGCGGGTGGTTTATTCCGCCGCCGGTTATCTCTACCAGAACGAACTGCGCAATGGCGAACCGGTGGGAGAAGCCCGTCGCCTGACGCAGCAGACGGAGCGCTTTGAATACTTCCCCAGCTTCTCGCGCGACGGCCGCGAACTCGTCTACGTGAGCTGGAACGATGGCGAGCAGGCGCGTGTCCGCAAGCTGGACCTGGCCTCCGGCCGCGAGACGGTGCTCACACCTGAACCGGGCAAATATCTCTATCCGGTCTTCTCGCCAGACGGCAAGACGGTGGCCTACCGCAAGGCCCGCGGCGGCTACCTCACATCCCCGTGGAACGGCATGGAGCCTGGCGTGTACGTCGCCAGTGCCGACGGTAAGGGCCACCCCCGCCGCGTCACCAAGGACGGTGAACTGCCGCAGTTCGGCGCGGACAGCAACACCCTCTACGTCACCCGCACCCAGCAGACCGGCGAGGTGGATGCCCTGCATCAACTGGTGCGCCTGAAGCTGGACGAGCATGAAGAAACCGTGGTGACCAAAAGCGAATTCGCCACCACCTTCACCGTGTCGCCGGATGGCCAGTATCTGGGCTTCAACGAACGCTTCCACACCTATGTCACCCCACTGGCCCCCAGCGGCAAGCCGCTGACGGTCGGCCCCAAGGCCGATGCCATGCCGGTGACCAAGCTGGACGTGAATGCGGCGGACGATCTGCAATGGTCGGCCGACAGCCGCTCGCTGCATTACGCGCTGGGCAATGAGCTGTTCACCGTCTCGCTGGCGGATGCCACACGCCCCGGCTTCAAGGCCGAGGAGCACGGCCGCAAGATCGGCCCGACCCTGGTGGCCGACAAGCCGCAGGGCCGCTTTGCCATCGTGGGTGCGCGCCTGATCACCATGAAGGCCAGCCAGCCCGATCAGGTGATTGAAGACGGCGTAGTGCTGGTGGAAAACGACCGCATCAAGGCCATCGGCAGCCGCGCCGAGGTGAGCATTCCGGCGGGCACACAGACCCTGGAGGCCCGAGGCAAGACCATCATCCCCGGCCTGATCGATGTTCACTGGCACGGCGCGATGGCGGAGACCGAGATCATCCCCCAGCAGAGCTGGGTGAACTATGCGTCGCTGGCCTTCGGCCTGACGACGCTGCATGACCCCTCCAACCGCACCAGCGACATCTTCACCCAGGCGGAGATGCAACGCACCGGCCGTGTGGTGGGACCGCGCATCTTCTCCACGGGCACGGTGCTGTACGGGGCCAAGGCGGACTTCTCCGCCGTCATCAACAGCCTGGACGACGCCACCACGCATCTGAAGCGCTTGCAGGCAGCGGGCGCCTTCAGTGTGAAGAGCTACAACCAGCCTCGTCGCGACCAGCGTCAGCAGGTGCTGGAAGCCGCCCGTGAGACCCACATGATGGTGGTGCCGGAAGGCGGCAGCCTCTATCAGATGAACATGAGCATGGTGGTGGACGGCCACACCGGCATTGAACATGCGCTCCCCGTGCCCAAGGTCTATGAAGACGTCAAGCAGTTGTGGCCGCAGACCCAGGTGGGCTACACCCCGACGCTGAACGTGGCCTACGGCGGCCTCGACGGTGAGCATTACTGGTATGCACGCACCGATGTCTGGCGCCATCCCATCCTGAGCAAGTTCGTGCCCAAGAGCGTGCTGGAGCCGCGCAGCGTCCGTCGCGAAACCGCGCCGGAGGAAGACTTCAACGTCATCCAGGTGGCCAAGACCGCGACCGAACTGCAACGCGCCGGCGTGCCGGTGAACATTGGTGCCCACGGTCAGCGTGAAGGGCTGGGCGCTCACTGGGAACTGTGGATGCTGGGCCTGGGTGGCATGTCGCCGCTGGAGGCGCTGCGCAGCGCCACGCTCAATCCGGCCCGCTACCTCGGCCTGGAGAAGGACATCGGCTCCCTGGAGGCCGGCAAGCTGGCCGACCTGGTGGTGCTGGAGGGCGACATCCTCAAGGACATCCGTCAGAGCGACCGCATCAGCAAGGTGATGCTGGGTGGCCGTCTGTACGACATCCCGACCATGAATGAAGTCTGGCCGCGCCAGAAAGCACGCAAGCCGTTCTTCTTCGACGGCAAGGATGCGGCAGCGCCGGTGGACGCCGAGGCCGCAGGCGTGCAGCATGGTCATGGCCATGAAGACTAA
- a CDS encoding AAA family ATPase, which translates to MSNSQEWRQTLTQRHQHLQQVAIQLKTELFGIDAIIDRVIDSVRAWYVLPALVTRPVIVCLWGLTGTGKTQLVRRLAQLLGFYDRFVEVQMDGFSNGAGWRSAQSISGILAESGVREVEPGILVLDEFQRFRTIDTKRNEVRVERYPDVWALLSDGRLPPSLSLLTDIESSLAESAFQAEREEPEDVKLRLKLRPWEARELQRNLKLDAPLMEIMAWSPDEIQQRLRAFRERGQHRWETDYSRLLVFVCGNLDEAFVDLATSVDDCDSDADIFHALTGQLSVIDIKKALNQRFKPEQVARLGNEHVIYPSLPRRAYERLIERHCTQYADDAQTRCGLRFSIDRTVHQQIYANGVFPAQGTRPLFSSIHAILGAGLAKAALWAMEQGADAGDGVGLTADGRRLLAHWRGQSHVISEPFEINRLRQRTNADFRALLAVHEAGHGLVHALLFGRAPQEMKIHVASFEGGYNLYTGRKVWSQRNLRDSICTSLAGRAAEHLVFGPELASSGAESDLRKATETAARMLRHQGMGARIGRCDVTSNSDDHLCTDVEPSNAAIEAMLQAEHDRATDLITLHRAALLALVDELSTQGLVSPERFATVTGFELKQPEDALDPYAQRLAVFRGTSVNKGAAMARS; encoded by the coding sequence ATGAGTAATTCCCAGGAATGGCGTCAGACCCTGACGCAACGACATCAGCACCTTCAACAGGTCGCCATTCAGCTGAAAACTGAACTGTTTGGCATAGACGCCATCATTGACCGGGTCATTGATTCGGTGCGGGCGTGGTATGTGCTGCCAGCCCTCGTCACGCGACCGGTGATCGTCTGCCTTTGGGGTCTGACGGGGACCGGCAAGACCCAGCTGGTGCGACGCCTGGCGCAACTGCTGGGCTTTTACGATCGCTTTGTGGAAGTCCAGATGGACGGCTTCTCCAACGGCGCCGGATGGCGCAGCGCGCAGAGCATCTCCGGCATCCTGGCCGAATCGGGCGTGCGCGAGGTGGAGCCTGGCATTCTGGTGCTGGATGAATTCCAGCGTTTTCGGACCATCGACACCAAGCGCAATGAAGTGCGGGTGGAGCGCTACCCGGACGTCTGGGCGCTGTTGTCGGATGGTCGTCTGCCCCCTTCACTGTCCTTGCTGACGGACATCGAATCGTCACTGGCAGAGTCGGCGTTTCAGGCGGAACGCGAGGAGCCGGAGGACGTCAAACTCCGGCTCAAGCTGCGCCCTTGGGAAGCCCGGGAACTGCAACGCAATCTGAAGCTGGACGCCCCGCTGATGGAGATCATGGCCTGGTCGCCCGACGAGATCCAGCAGCGACTCCGGGCGTTTCGCGAGCGTGGCCAGCATCGATGGGAAACCGATTACAGCCGGCTGTTGGTGTTTGTCTGCGGCAATCTGGACGAAGCCTTTGTCGACCTGGCCACCAGTGTGGACGACTGCGACAGCGATGCCGACATCTTCCACGCCCTCACCGGCCAACTGAGCGTCATCGACATCAAGAAGGCGCTCAACCAACGTTTCAAACCGGAGCAGGTGGCACGGCTCGGCAATGAGCATGTGATCTACCCGTCGCTCCCCCGTCGCGCCTATGAGCGGCTGATTGAGCGGCATTGCACCCAGTATGCTGATGATGCACAGACGCGTTGCGGGCTGCGCTTCTCGATCGACCGGACCGTGCATCAGCAGATCTACGCCAACGGGGTATTCCCGGCGCAAGGGACCCGGCCGCTGTTTTCGTCGATTCATGCCATTTTGGGGGCGGGCCTGGCCAAGGCGGCACTCTGGGCCATGGAGCAAGGGGCGGACGCTGGAGATGGCGTTGGGCTGACCGCAGATGGTCGACGTCTACTGGCCCATTGGCGTGGGCAGTCACACGTCATCTCCGAGCCCTTCGAGATCAATCGTCTGCGTCAACGCACCAATGCCGACTTCCGCGCATTGCTGGCGGTCCATGAGGCGGGGCACGGGCTGGTGCATGCGCTGCTCTTTGGCCGGGCGCCTCAGGAGATGAAGATCCATGTGGCCAGCTTTGAGGGCGGCTACAACCTCTACACCGGCCGCAAGGTCTGGTCACAGCGCAATCTGCGGGATTCCATCTGCACCAGCCTGGCGGGCCGGGCGGCGGAGCATCTGGTGTTTGGCCCAGAGCTTGCTTCCAGCGGTGCTGAGAGTGATCTGCGCAAGGCCACGGAAACGGCGGCGCGCATGCTCCGTCACCAAGGCATGGGCGCACGCATCGGCCGATGCGACGTCACCTCCAACAGTGACGACCACCTGTGCACCGACGTCGAACCCAGCAATGCCGCCATCGAGGCGATGCTGCAGGCAGAACACGACCGGGCGACGGATCTCATCACCCTGCATCGTGCAGCGCTGCTCGCACTGGTGGATGAACTGTCCACCCAAGGCCTGGTCTCCCCGGAGCGCTTTGCCACTGTCACCGGCTTCGAACTGAAGCAGCCGGAGGATGCGCTGGACCCCTATGCGCAGCGCTTGGCGGTGTTCCGGGGCACTTCCGTCAACAAGGGGGCGGCCATGGCGCGGTCCTGA
- the fusA gene encoding elongation factor G codes for MSRKTPIERYRNIGISAHIDAGKTTTTERILFYTGVNHKIGEVHDGAATMDWMEQEQERGITITSAATTCFWKGMDLSLPEHRINIIDTPGHVDFTIEVERSMRVLDGAVMVYDSVGGVQPQSETVWRQANKYKVPRLAFVNKMDRVGADFFRVRQMMVDRLRANPVPIVLPIGAEDQFKGVIDLLKMKAILWDEASQGMKFSYEDIPAELRAQAEEWREKMVEAAAEADENIMNKYLESGELTEDEIKRAIRQRTIAGEIQPMLCGTAFKNKGVQRMLDAVIDFMPSPVDIPPVTGTDDDENPVSRKADDNEKFSALAFKLMTDPYVGQLTFVRVYSGILKSGDSVYNPTRGKKERIGRILQMHANQREEIKEILAGDIAACVGLKDVTTGETLCDPEAIITLEKMVFPEPVISQAVEPKSKADQEKMGLALGRLAAEDPSFRVRTDEESGQTIISGMGELHLEIIVDRMKREFSVEANVGKPQVAYRETIRKAVQDVEGKFVRQSGGKGQYGHVVLTVEPQEPGKGFEFVDAIKGGVVPREYIPAVEKGVVDTLPNGVLAGYPVVDVKVTLTFGSYHDVDSNENAFKMAASIGFKEACRRANPVILEPMMAVEVETPEDYAGTVMGDLSSRRGMVQGMDDMIGGGKIIKAEVPLSEMFGYSTTLRSATQGRATYTMEFKHYAEAPKNVADAIVTARAK; via the coding sequence ATGTCTCGCAAGACCCCTATCGAGCGCTATCGCAATATCGGTATTTCGGCCCACATCGATGCCGGCAAGACCACCACCACCGAGCGCATCCTCTTCTACACCGGGGTCAATCACAAGATCGGCGAGGTGCATGACGGCGCCGCCACCATGGACTGGATGGAACAGGAGCAGGAACGCGGCATCACCATCACGTCGGCGGCCACCACCTGCTTCTGGAAGGGCATGGACCTGTCCCTGCCCGAGCACCGCATCAACATCATCGACACCCCGGGGCACGTGGACTTCACCATCGAGGTGGAACGCTCCATGCGCGTGCTGGATGGTGCCGTGATGGTGTACGACTCGGTGGGCGGCGTGCAGCCGCAGTCCGAGACCGTCTGGCGCCAGGCCAACAAGTACAAGGTGCCGCGTCTGGCCTTTGTGAACAAGATGGACCGCGTTGGTGCGGACTTCTTCCGCGTCCGCCAGATGATGGTGGACCGCTTGCGCGCCAACCCGGTGCCCATCGTGCTGCCCATCGGGGCGGAAGACCAGTTCAAGGGTGTGATCGACCTGCTCAAGATGAAGGCCATCCTGTGGGATGAAGCCTCGCAGGGCATGAAATTCAGCTATGAGGACATCCCCGCCGAGCTGCGTGCCCAGGCGGAAGAGTGGCGCGAGAAGATGGTGGAAGCGGCGGCGGAAGCCGACGAAAACATCATGAACAAATATCTCGAATCCGGCGAGTTGACCGAGGACGAGATTAAACGGGCCATCCGCCAGCGCACCATTGCCGGCGAAATCCAGCCGATGCTGTGCGGCACCGCCTTCAAGAACAAGGGCGTGCAGCGCATGCTGGATGCGGTGATCGACTTCATGCCGTCCCCGGTGGACATTCCTCCGGTCACCGGCACCGATGACGATGAGAACCCCGTCAGCCGCAAGGCCGACGACAACGAGAAGTTCAGCGCCCTCGCCTTCAAGCTGATGACCGACCCCTATGTGGGGCAGCTCACCTTCGTGCGGGTGTATTCGGGCATTCTGAAGTCCGGCGATTCGGTCTACAACCCGACGCGTGGCAAGAAGGAACGCATTGGCCGCATCCTGCAGATGCATGCCAACCAGCGGGAAGAAATCAAGGAAATTCTGGCCGGCGACATTGCCGCCTGTGTGGGCCTGAAGGACGTCACCACCGGCGAGACGCTGTGTGACCCTGAAGCCATCATCACGCTGGAAAAGATGGTCTTCCCGGAGCCCGTGATTTCGCAGGCGGTGGAACCCAAGAGCAAGGCCGACCAGGAAAAGATGGGCCTGGCGCTGGGGCGTCTGGCGGCGGAGGATCCTTCCTTCCGCGTGCGCACCGATGAAGAGTCGGGCCAGACCATCATCTCCGGCATGGGCGAGCTGCACCTGGAGATCATCGTGGACCGCATGAAGCGCGAGTTCAGCGTGGAGGCCAATGTCGGCAAGCCGCAAGTGGCCTACCGCGAGACCATCCGCAAGGCCGTGCAGGACGTGGAAGGCAAGTTCGTGCGGCAGTCTGGCGGCAAGGGCCAGTATGGGCACGTGGTGCTGACGGTGGAACCGCAGGAGCCCGGCAAGGGCTTCGAGTTTGTGGATGCCATCAAGGGCGGGGTGGTCCCCCGTGAATACATCCCCGCCGTGGAAAAGGGCGTGGTCGATACGCTGCCGAACGGCGTGCTGGCGGGCTACCCGGTGGTGGATGTGAAGGTGACCTTGACCTTCGGCTCCTACCATGACGTGGACTCCAACGAAAACGCCTTCAAGATGGCGGCGTCGATCGGCTTCAAGGAAGCCTGCCGCCGCGCCAATCCGGTGATTCTGGAGCCGATGATGGCGGTGGAAGTGGAAACGCCCGAGGACTACGCCGGCACGGTGATGGGCGATCTGTCGTCCCGCCGAGGCATGGTGCAGGGCATGGACGACATGATTGGCGGCGGCAAGATCATCAAGGCGGAAGTACCCCTGTCCGAGATGTTCGGCTACTCCACCACGCTGCGTTCCGCCACTCAAGGCCGCGCCACCTACACGATGGAGTTCAAGCACTACGCCGAAGCGCCGAAGAACGTGGCGGATGCCATTGTGACGGCGCGCGCCAAGTGA
- a CDS encoding dienelactone hydrolase family protein, whose translation MSSTFPPLHPPRRFNQTLPQPDGRPGVIDAYLARARDATAPGVVVLHEMLGVNADMQQVCDRLAAQGFHALCPDMYWRQRPRALFSEHDNTEREEALALGRSFDVDLGVNDLQHVMDWLRQLDGQTRKVGCVGYCLGGLLSYRVAACCRSDAAVVYYGVGIERHLDEVHTVACPLLIHLAAQDDFIPPSTLVAMSQALRPVFGLELHQYPNTRHGFARRGGKHFDAGAAALADERSHAVLKAHLLPASAASGSAPGSASASGSDSGAGSAPA comes from the coding sequence ATGAGCAGCACCTTCCCTCCCCTTCACCCGCCCCGGCGCTTCAACCAGACCCTGCCCCAACCGGATGGACGGCCGGGTGTCATCGACGCCTACCTGGCACGCGCCCGCGATGCCACTGCGCCGGGTGTTGTTGTGCTGCACGAGATGCTGGGCGTGAATGCCGACATGCAGCAGGTCTGCGACCGGCTGGCAGCCCAGGGCTTCCACGCCCTGTGCCCGGACATGTACTGGCGTCAGCGCCCCCGGGCGCTGTTTTCCGAGCATGACAACACCGAACGCGAAGAAGCACTGGCGCTGGGCCGGTCGTTTGATGTGGACCTGGGGGTGAACGATCTGCAGCACGTCATGGACTGGCTGCGACAGCTGGACGGCCAGACGCGCAAGGTGGGGTGTGTCGGCTATTGCCTCGGCGGCCTGCTCAGCTACCGGGTGGCGGCCTGCTGCCGCTCGGACGCCGCCGTTGTCTACTACGGCGTGGGCATCGAGCGCCACCTCGACGAGGTCCACACCGTTGCCTGCCCGCTGCTGATCCACCTCGCCGCGCAGGACGATTTCATTCCCCCGTCCACCCTGGTGGCCATGTCCCAGGCGCTGCGGCCCGTCTTTGGGCTGGAACTCCACCAGTATCCGAACACCCGCCACGGCTTTGCCAGGCGCGGGGGGAAGCATTTCGACGCCGGAGCAGCCGCCCTGGCCGATGAGCGCAGCCATGCCGTCCTGAAAGCCCATTTGCTTCCTGCGTCCGCAGCCTCTGGCTCTGCTCCGGGTTCTGCCTCTGCCTCTGGCTCTGACTCGGGCGCAGGCTCCGCCCCAGCCTGA
- a CDS encoding DoxX family protein, with translation MNGAPAVGPVRWVALLLLCAAYLQGGLVKLFDFGGAIGEMQHFGLAPAPLFAGLVIALELGASALILSGRLRWLGALALAAFTAAATFMANRYWDATGQERFMLMNSFFEHWGLVGGFLYVAWTDWQQRP, from the coding sequence TTGAACGGCGCCCCAGCCGTCGGGCCGGTGCGCTGGGTCGCCTTGCTGCTGCTCTGCGCCGCCTACCTGCAAGGCGGCCTGGTGAAGCTGTTTGACTTCGGCGGCGCCATCGGCGAGATGCAGCACTTCGGGCTGGCGCCGGCACCGTTGTTCGCCGGTCTGGTGATCGCGCTGGAGCTGGGCGCCTCGGCGCTCATCCTCAGCGGGCGGTTGCGGTGGCTGGGTGCGCTGGCACTGGCGGCGTTCACCGCAGCCGCCACCTTCATGGCCAACCGCTACTGGGACGCCACCGGGCAGGAGCGATTCATGCTGATGAACAGCTTCTTCGAGCACTGGGGGCTGGTCGGCGGATTCCTTTACGTCGCCTGGACGGATTGGCAGCAGCGGCCTTAG